A stretch of Suncus etruscus isolate mSunEtr1 chromosome 9, mSunEtr1.pri.cur, whole genome shotgun sequence DNA encodes these proteins:
- the TP53INP2 gene encoding tumor protein p53-inducible nuclear protein 2 isoform X1: MFQRFTSFFFSAPPPPEDAECPRAFVSQEDEVDGWLIIDLPDSYAAPPSPGASPAPAGRPPPAPSLMDESWFVTPPACFTAEGPGLGPARLQSSPLEDLLIEHPSMSVYVTGSTIVLEPGPPAPHPDAALPEGDPSERELVPARREPRALHHAAAAAPLPARAALLEKAGQARRLQRAKQRAERHALSAKVLQRQNRARESRPRRPKHQGSFVYQPCQRQFNY; the protein is encoded by the exons ATGTTCCAGCGCTTTACCAGTTTCTTCTTCAGCGCCCCTCCGCCCCCGGAGGACGCAGAGTGCCCACGCGCCTTCGTGTCCCAGGAGGATGAAGTGGACGGCTGGCTCATCATTGACCTGCCGG ACAGCTACGCGGCCCCACCCAGCCCCGGGGCCTCCCCTGCCCCCGCAGGCCGCCCTCCTCCCGCGCCCTCCCTGATGGACGAGAGCTGGTTTGTCACCCCGCCCGCCTGTTTCACTGCAGAGGGGCCTGGCCTCGGGCCCGCCCGCCTCCAGAGCAGCCCCCTGGAGGACCTCCTCATCGAGCACCCCAGCATGTCCGTTTACGTCACCGGCAGCACCATCGTGCTGGAGCCTGGGCCCCCCGCCCCGCACCCCGACGCCGCCCTGCCGGAAGGCGACCCGAGCGAAAG GGAGTTGGTGCCTGCTCGCCGTGAACCCCGGGCTCTGCACCAcgctgccgccgccgccccaCTGCCGGCACGGGCTGCGCTGCTGGAGAAGGCCGGCCAGGCACGGCGGCTGCAGCGCGCCAAGCAGCGGGCCGAGCGCCACGCGTTGAGCGCCAAGGTGCTACAGCGGCAGAACCGCGCCCGCGAGAGCCGTCCACGCCGGCCCAAGCACCAGGGCAGCTTCGTCTACCAGCCGTGCCAGCGCCAGTTTAACTACTGA
- the TP53INP2 gene encoding tumor protein p53-inducible nuclear protein 2 isoform X2, producing MFQRFTSFFFSAPPPPEDAECPRAFVSQEDEVDGWLIIDLPEGPGLGPARLQSSPLEDLLIEHPSMSVYVTGSTIVLEPGPPAPHPDAALPEGDPSERELVPARREPRALHHAAAAAPLPARAALLEKAGQARRLQRAKQRAERHALSAKVLQRQNRARESRPRRPKHQGSFVYQPCQRQFNY from the exons ATGTTCCAGCGCTTTACCAGTTTCTTCTTCAGCGCCCCTCCGCCCCCGGAGGACGCAGAGTGCCCACGCGCCTTCGTGTCCCAGGAGGATGAAGTGGACGGCTGGCTCATCATTGACCTGCCGG AGGGGCCTGGCCTCGGGCCCGCCCGCCTCCAGAGCAGCCCCCTGGAGGACCTCCTCATCGAGCACCCCAGCATGTCCGTTTACGTCACCGGCAGCACCATCGTGCTGGAGCCTGGGCCCCCCGCCCCGCACCCCGACGCCGCCCTGCCGGAAGGCGACCCGAGCGAAAG GGAGTTGGTGCCTGCTCGCCGTGAACCCCGGGCTCTGCACCAcgctgccgccgccgccccaCTGCCGGCACGGGCTGCGCTGCTGGAGAAGGCCGGCCAGGCACGGCGGCTGCAGCGCGCCAAGCAGCGGGCCGAGCGCCACGCGTTGAGCGCCAAGGTGCTACAGCGGCAGAACCGCGCCCGCGAGAGCCGTCCACGCCGGCCCAAGCACCAGGGCAGCTTCGTCTACCAGCCGTGCCAGCGCCAGTTTAACTACTGA